In Elusimicrobiota bacterium, the sequence ACGGGACCATCATCAAGTTCGAGGTTCCCTCCTCGGTCAGCCCGGGCCACGTCGTGATTCGCGTCTATTCTCTCTCCGGGGAATTGGTGCGCGAGTTGGACGAAGGCGACCGGCCCGGCGGGTTTTATTACTACACCACCTGGGACGGCAAAAACAAAGACGGCAAAGACGTCGCCAACGGGGTGTACTACGGTGTGATTTCCATGCCGGGGGTCAGCGTCAAAGACGCCCGATTCAAAATGGCGGTCGTGAAGTAACGGCGCCGCGGAGGATATGACCATGACGACCTTGAAATGAAAAACGCGGCCGCAACACTCGTCGCTCTGCTGTCGGTCCTCCCGCTCCGCGCGGGCGGTGCGGGAACTTCAGGCGTCAACTTCCTCAAATCGGGCGTCGGAGCCCGATCCTTGGCCATGGCGGGCGCCGCCGTCTCAACGGTGGATGACGCCAACGCCATCTACTGGAACCCGGCCCGCCTGGCGCGCATCAACGACACCAGCGTCACAGCGACCTACGCCAGCCTTTTCGAAGACCAATCCCAGGGATTCCTGGGCGCGGCCACACCCTGGGGGGGTCTGGGGGTCGTTGGCCTGGGGGTGAATTATTTGACCGTTAAAGACATCGAAAAACGCGCCGGGGACACAGAAACGGCCGATTCGACCTTTAAGGATCAGGAATATTCGGCCTCCGTGTCCTTCGCCCGCAAAGGTGTGCTGTGGGATGCCTTGGATCTCGGCGCGAACGCAAAAATGATTCACCAAAGCTTGGACACTTATAAAGAAAACGCTTATGCTGTGGACCTCGGCGCCACATATCTCTTGACGGAAAAAATGACCGCCGGCCTGACGGTCCAAAATCTCGGGAGCAAACTGGGTTCCGATTCACTGCCCGTCCTGATCAAGGCCGGTGGCGACTGGCGGCTGTTCCAGGACAAGCTGACCGTCGCCCTGGACGGCAGTGCCTGGGTCACTGACAGCGATACACCGGAAACGCCGGAACTGAATTTTGGCTGGCCAAACCCTGGCCCTTCGGGCCGGATACCGGTTCGGACAGGGCCCCGACCATCTGGGCGGATCGTCCAGACTCGCCGTGGGCGTTGGGGTTTCAGCTCAGCTCTCTCCCCTCGACTACGCCTTCCTCCTCCGGAGACCTGGGCGATACCCACCGCATCACCTTCGGCGCAAAGTTTAAATAGTTACACCTTATCCTGTTCCCAGGGGCTCTTCTCGGGTTTCCCAATCCCCGGCAGAGCCCCTGGGCACATTTCTATGTGGACCACCAAAAGGTAGAATGTGACCAATAAAATCATGACTCGATCCGCCGGGTTATCCATTTCTGTTTCTTTCGCTCGCGCTCGCCTTGCGCGCTGGGGAACCTTTGCCGGAGAAATCCGACATGGATTTGAAACAGTGTTATCACATTGCCGTTCAGCACAACGAGCCGCTGAAACGCCAGAGGGAAGACATTGTTCGGTCGCAGGCTCAGGCCCGCGCGGCGTTGGGCGGGGCCTTTCCCCACGTTTCTTGGAAATGGAGCGACATCCGGCAAGATGGAAGCGGAATGGACGGGGCCGGGTGGAGAGCCTGCTGGAAAAAAACCAAGTGGAATCCAAATTCACCCTTCAACAACCCCTTTTCACAGGATTGAAAGAATTTTCCGCCTACGCTGGCTTTAAAAAACAGGAAACCCGAGACGAGTGGCGACTGCGCCAAGCGGAACTCCAACTGTATGACGAAGTCTCCCGGGCCTATTTCGATGTGGTGGCCCTGGAGTCCGCCCTTGTCAACAACGCCACCTCCGTCACGCTCTCCCAAGACAGGCTCGCGGAACTGAAATCGTTCTACCGATTGGGAAAATCCCGGGAAGGGGAAATATTTAGCGCCGAATCCCAGTTGGCGGCTCTCAAAGCGATTCAGGTCCACCTGAAGGGTCAAATCCGCGTGGCCCGGGAAACACTCTCCTTTCTCGCGGGTCAAGATCTGGGGTCCGCCTCCCTGATCCTCGGACCCAAAGAGACTCCCGAACCCGTAACCCTCTATTTAAATCAGTCCGCCCGTCGACCGGACGTGAGGCCCAGCGGCAAGAAGTGTTGGCCCAAGCCCTGCGAGTCCGTTACGAGAAAGGCTCCTATTGGCCCAGCGCCAACTTGTCGGAAATTATTACACCCAACGCCCCGGCTTTTTATGACCCCATCAATGGGACGTGATGTTGAACTTGGACGTTCCGCTCTTCCAGGGAGGCACGGTGAAAGCGCGCGTGGCTGACGCCCGGTCTGGGCTCCAGCAAGCCCAGTTGTCTTTGGATTACCTTGAACGGCAGATCCAAAGCGACGTCAAGAAAGCGTATGAGGCCTGGACGGCTTCGCTCGAAGAATCCCAATCCTTGGAAGAGGCCTACCAAGCCTCTAAGAAAAGTTACGATGCCCAACGGCGGGAATACCGGTTGGGGTTGGTAACCAACCTCGACGTCTTAAACGCCATGAACCTCATGCAGAACCCGGCCTAAGCGTCGTCCCGCCGTGACGTGGCGCTGGCGTGGAATCCCAACGGCAAACCCCCTCCCCGCTTTTTGGGGTTGGTCTGGAAAGACATGGTCACCCACGGGAGCTTTGCTTCAGTTCAATCATGAGACTTTCAGATACAGCCATCAAAAACCCTGTTTTCGCCTGGATGCTCATGGCGGGCATGATCATCTTTGGGGTCATCAGTTTCATGTCCATCGGCAAAAGCCAACTGCCCGACGTGGATTTCCCCATCATCAGCGTGTCCACCCGCTGGGAAGGGGCCTCGCCTGAAGTGATGGAGACCGACGTGGTGGACGTGATTGAAGACGCTGTGACATCCGTCAAGGGCGTAAAAAAAATCAATTCCACCTCGCGGCTCGGCCAGGCCGCCATCGTCATTGAGTTCGATTTAAAAACCGATGTGGATGTGGCGCTCCAGGAAGTGCAAAGCACCATTTCCCAGGCCCAGTTCAATTTACCGAAAGATTTGGACCCTCCGATCATCGCCAAGTTCAATCCGGAAGACCAGCCGTTCATGTGGCTGTCGGTCTCCGGCGACCGGCCGCTCCGCTACCTCATGGAACTCGTGCGGGATAATTTAAAACAGGAGTTCACGACCCTCCCGGGTGTCGGCAACGTTTTCCTTGGGGGCTACGTCGAGCCTTCTCTGCGCGTCTGGTTGGATCCGAAAAAGATGGACGCCAAGGAGATCACCGTTCAAGACGTGGTGGCCGCCGTCCAAAGCGAACACAGCGAGCGTCCCGCCGGGTATCTCACCTCGCCCACAAAAGAATGGAACCTCCGCGTCATGGGGGAAATTGCCAAACCGGACGAATTTAAAAACCTCATCATCCCTCTCCGGAACGGCACCCCGGTCTACCGCCCGTTCCAACTGAAAGACGTCTCCACCATCGAAGACGGTCTGGCCGATGCCCGGGCCATTTCCCGCGTGGATCAAAGACCCGCCGTTGGTCTTGGCATTTTGAAACAGCGCAACGC encodes:
- a CDS encoding PorV/PorQ family protein, encoding MKNAAATLVALLSVLPLRAGGAGTSGVNFLKSGVGARSLAMAGAAVSTVDDANAIYWNPARLARINDTSVTATYASLFEDQSQGFLGAATPWGGLGVVGLGVNYLTVKDIEKRAGDTETADSTFKDQEYSASVSFARKGVLWDALDLGANAKMIHQSLDTYKENAYAVDLGATYLLTEKMTAGLTVQNLGSKLGSDSLPVLIKAGGDWRLFQDKLTVALDGSAWVTDSDTPETPELNFGWPNPGPSGRIPVRTGPRPSGRIVQTRRGRWGFSSALSPRLRLPPPETWAIPTASPSAQSLNSYTLSCSQGLFSGFPIPGRAPGHISMWTTKR
- a CDS encoding TolC family protein, coding for MLNLDVPLFQGGTVKARVADARSGLQQAQLSLDYLERQIQSDVKKAYEAWTASLEESQSLEEAYQASKKSYDAQRREYRLGLVTNLDVLNAMNLMQNPA
- a CDS encoding efflux RND transporter permease subunit — its product is MRLSDTAIKNPVFAWMLMAGMIIFGVISFMSIGKSQLPDVDFPIISVSTRWEGASPEVMETDVVDVIEDAVTSVKGVKKINSTSRLGQAAIVIEFDLKTDVDVALQEVQSTISQAQFNLPKDLDPPIIAKFNPEDQPFMWLSVSGDRPLRYLMELVRDNLKQEFTTLPGVGNVFLGGYVEPSLRVWLDPKKMDAKEITVQDVVAAVQSEHSERPAGYLTSPTKEWNLRVMGEIAKPDEFKNLIIPLRNGTPVYRPFQLKDVSTIEDGLADARAISRVDQRPAVGLGILKQRNANMVEVGRRVTEKWRPFKRPFPAGVHLAINFDGTAFVKQSTHELNFNLILAAILTSVICWLFGVLGSAINIILAIPTSILGTFIILQMLGFTQNTFTLLGLPWWSASWWTTPSWFWKTSSATGKWANPAFKPPSWAPRKSISPPWPRPLPFWPFSFRWFSSKGVIGKYFSVRNDHFGGGHTLPA
- a CDS encoding TolC family protein encodes the protein MESLLEKNQVESKFTLQQPLFTGLKEFSAYAGFKKQETRDEWRLRQAELQLYDEVSRAYFDVVALESALVNNATSVTLSQDRLAELKSFYRLGKSREGEIFSAESQLAALKAIQVHLKGQIRVARETLSFLAGQDLGSASLILGPKETPEPVTLYLNQSARRPDVRPSGKKCWPKPCESVTRKAPIGPAPTCRKLLHPTPRLFMTPSMGRDVELGRSALPGRHGESARG